The Selenihalanaerobacter shriftii genome contains a region encoding:
- a CDS encoding RnfABCDGE type electron transport complex subunit B — MDYMSLLKTAVPSMAILGGVFAGGLTIASVKLAVEVDPRIEDIEDALPGANCGACGEPGCGSFAEAVVEGNVEVDGCPVGGSEVADKIAEIMGANTGDDSVGSVARILCHGGNQETFKRSHYQGIQSCKASDIASNGNKSCAYGCLGFGDCAAICPFDAIEMNDNGLPEIIDEKCTGCGNCVDECPKEIITLAREDKEVHIQCSSHNEGKSVKEVCKVGCIGCGICAKKCPVDAITMENNLAVLDYNDCINCGACVKACPMDTINVIETDAELKKKKKDKKDKKNKKKDDRPDLKVASSDEDEDEDKTEDKTEDKTEDKTEDKTDDESAAIDESGCKVKITEACAGCTVCVEECPVEAISGEAGEIHEINPEVCVECENCVDACPTEAIEVD; from the coding sequence ATGGATTATATGAGTTTGTTGAAAACAGCAGTGCCAAGTATGGCAATTTTAGGTGGAGTTTTTGCTGGTGGACTGACGATTGCCTCAGTAAAATTAGCTGTAGAAGTAGATCCTAGAATAGAAGATATTGAAGATGCTCTACCTGGTGCTAATTGCGGTGCTTGTGGAGAACCAGGTTGTGGTAGTTTTGCTGAAGCAGTAGTAGAAGGTAATGTGGAAGTGGACGGTTGTCCTGTTGGTGGTAGTGAAGTAGCTGACAAGATAGCAGAAATTATGGGAGCAAATACTGGTGATGATAGTGTTGGGAGTGTAGCTCGGATTTTATGTCATGGTGGTAATCAAGAAACATTCAAACGTTCACATTATCAAGGAATCCAAAGTTGTAAAGCATCTGATATTGCTAGCAATGGTAATAAATCTTGTGCATATGGATGTTTAGGTTTTGGTGATTGTGCAGCAATCTGTCCATTTGATGCGATTGAGATGAATGATAATGGCTTACCAGAGATTATTGATGAGAAATGTACTGGTTGTGGAAATTGTGTGGATGAATGTCCTAAAGAAATTATCACTTTGGCTCGTGAGGATAAAGAAGTGCATATTCAGTGTAGTTCGCATAATGAGGGAAAAAGTGTTAAAGAAGTATGTAAGGTAGGATGTATTGGCTGTGGGATTTGTGCTAAAAAGTGTCCTGTAGATGCTATAACTATGGAAAATAATTTAGCTGTTTTAGATTATAATGACTGTATTAATTGTGGGGCATGTGTTAAAGCTTGTCCAATGGATACTATTAATGTTATTGAAACAGATGCAGAATTGAAGAAGAAAAAGAAAGATAAGAAAGATAAGAAAAATAAGAAAAAAGATGATAGGCCTGATTTAAAAGTTGCTTCATCTGATGAAGATGAAGATGAAGATAAAACAGAAGATAAAACAGAAGATAAAACAGAAGATAAAACAGAAGATAAAACAGATGACGAATCTGCTGCAATAGATGAGAGTGGATGTAAAGTGAAAATTACTGAAGCCTGTGCAGGCTGTACTGTATGTGTGGAGGAATGTCCTGTAGAAGCTATTAGTGGTGAAGCAGGAGAAATTCATGAGATTAATCCAGAGGTCTGTGTTGAATGTGAAAATTGTGTGGATGCATGTCCGACAGAGGCAATAGAAGTAGATTAA
- a CDS encoding 4Fe-4S dicluster domain-containing protein, with protein MINLSAVKNKNQGFKEKIETESGQSIKSCYQCGKCTGGCPLSYAMDYAPRQIVRMVQLNMKDKVLNNSTIWLCATCSTCTARCPREVDLAAIMDSLRIEARHEGVKPKEKNVALFHDVFLNSVKKGGRVFEMGMTIEYNMKSGNLMQDAELGLPMFLKNKISLTPDKIKGINEVQKIFNKVRRMEGDK; from the coding sequence ATGATAAACTTATCAGCTGTAAAGAATAAGAACCAGGGATTTAAAGAGAAGATTGAAACAGAGAGTGGTCAAAGTATAAAAAGTTGTTATCAATGCGGTAAGTGTACTGGAGGATGTCCACTTAGTTATGCTATGGATTATGCTCCTAGACAGATCGTTCGTATGGTTCAATTGAATATGAAAGATAAAGTGTTAAACAATTCAACGATTTGGTTATGTGCTACCTGTTCTACTTGTACAGCTCGTTGCCCTCGAGAAGTAGACTTAGCTGCAATAATGGATTCATTAAGAATTGAAGCTAGACATGAAGGAGTAAAGCCAAAAGAAAAAAATGTTGCTTTATTTCATGATGTCTTTTTAAATTCAGTTAAGAAGGGCGGTAGAGTTTTCGAAATGGGTATGACTATAGAATACAATATGAAAAGCGGTAACTTAATGCAAGATGCTGAATTAGGTCTACCGATGTTTTTGAAGAATAAGATTAGTTTGACTCCAGATAAGATTAAAGGGATTAATGAAGTTCAAAAAATATTTAATAAGGTTAGACGAATGGAGGGTGATAAGTAA
- a CDS encoding 4Fe-4S binding protein has translation MSKETELVRNKAKELLDNDEVELVLGYKEGTYACRTTPLFADTVEKTENLLWNPFCVNNLPKLLTKKEDHDEDKIAVFVKGCDSRAVVRLLQDNQIKREELKVIGLPCAGNIDINKIKGKIDITTITEAKVTDSEVIVKTESGSENFSREEALLSRCLDCSFPNPVIADNVIGDEVNELPQDKDRDKEVAELAEKSAEKKDEFWGEHFDRCIRCYACRNVCPACTCRDCVFDRDERSTWLAKGKSLSDNEAFHITRTFHVAGRCIDCGECERVCPVGLPIQKLNRKVTLDMDELFGINEVATNEEEIDNPPPLGTFLTEDPEEFM, from the coding sequence ATGAGTAAAGAGACGGAATTAGTGCGTAATAAAGCTAAAGAATTGTTAGACAATGATGAAGTAGAGTTAGTTCTTGGCTATAAAGAGGGAACTTACGCTTGTCGTACGACTCCTCTTTTTGCTGACACTGTAGAGAAGACAGAAAATCTGTTATGGAATCCTTTTTGTGTTAATAATTTACCTAAATTATTAACTAAAAAAGAAGATCATGATGAAGATAAGATAGCAGTTTTTGTTAAAGGTTGTGATTCTCGAGCAGTAGTTAGATTACTACAAGATAATCAAATTAAGCGGGAAGAATTGAAGGTAATAGGTCTTCCTTGTGCTGGAAATATAGATATTAATAAGATTAAAGGTAAGATTGATATTACGACTATTACTGAAGCAAAAGTAACTGATAGTGAAGTTATAGTTAAGACTGAAAGTGGAAGCGAAAACTTTTCTAGAGAAGAAGCATTACTTTCTAGATGCTTAGATTGTAGTTTTCCTAATCCAGTTATTGCTGATAATGTAATTGGTGATGAAGTTAATGAGTTACCACAAGATAAGGATAGGGACAAGGAGGTAGCAGAATTAGCAGAAAAATCAGCAGAAAAAAAGGATGAATTCTGGGGAGAACATTTTGATAGATGTATTAGATGTTATGCATGTCGAAATGTTTGTCCTGCTTGTACTTGTCGAGATTGTGTATTTGACCGAGATGAAAGATCTACTTGGTTGGCTAAAGGAAAGAGTCTTTCTGATAATGAAGCCTTTCATATCACACGTACTTTTCATGTAGCAGGAAGATGTATAGACTGTGGAGAATGTGAAAGAGTATGTCCAGTAGGGCTTCCAATTCAGAAGTTAAATCGAAAAGTAACTTTAGATATGGATGAATTATTTGGAATCAATGAAGTAGCTACTAATGAAGAGGAGATAGATAATCCGCCTCCTTTAGGTACATTCTTAACAGAAGACCCGGAGGAATTTATGTAA
- a CDS encoding polyprenyl synthetase family protein: MIKLEMMPSLNKELQKVENQLQEITETKFNLLYRISNRLLEAGGKRLRPLMVLLTGKLSEEYSVEELTSAAASVELLHMATLIHDDVIDNSFHRRGENTVNRDWGNKVAVLSGDLLYTQALKLLLEYEDKRLLSYMLDVVGSICEGEAKQAVTNHDLNQQMKDYVDKITKKTALLIAASCRLGGMVSGFTPQQLDSIENYGKKIGIAFQIINDLNDIVADKEDLGKEPGDDLRQGTLTLPVLYALRESIEQEFLEEVIVKHQNSDQEIKKALEILRNSGAVEYTIKISQQYINQALDSLSPFSDSPAKSSLQLMAHTVINSYKGIKPLETGVTI; the protein is encoded by the coding sequence ATGATTAAATTAGAAATGATGCCATCACTTAACAAGGAGTTACAGAAAGTAGAGAATCAGTTACAAGAAATAACTGAAACAAAGTTTAATCTATTATATAGAATTTCAAATAGATTATTAGAAGCTGGTGGTAAAAGATTAAGGCCATTGATGGTTCTATTAACCGGAAAATTAAGTGAAGAATATTCAGTTGAGGAACTAACTTCTGCTGCAGCATCAGTCGAATTATTGCATATGGCAACATTAATTCATGATGATGTAATTGATAATTCTTTTCATCGCAGAGGAGAGAATACAGTTAATAGAGACTGGGGTAATAAGGTAGCAGTTTTAAGTGGAGATTTATTATATACTCAAGCATTAAAATTACTTCTGGAATATGAAGATAAGAGATTATTATCGTATATGTTAGATGTTGTGGGTTCAATTTGTGAGGGAGAAGCCAAGCAAGCTGTAACTAATCATGATTTAAACCAACAAATGAAAGATTATGTAGATAAAATCACAAAGAAAACAGCTCTTTTAATTGCAGCAAGTTGTAGATTAGGAGGTATGGTTTCAGGATTTACTCCTCAACAATTAGATTCCATTGAGAATTATGGTAAGAAAATCGGGATTGCTTTCCAAATTATCAATGATTTAAATGATATAGTTGCTGATAAAGAAGACTTAGGAAAGGAACCTGGAGATGATTTGCGACAAGGTACTTTAACTTTACCAGTACTTTATGCTTTGCGTGAATCTATAGAACAGGAATTTTTAGAAGAGGTAATTGTTAAGCATCAAAATTCTGACCAAGAGATTAAGAAAGCATTAGAGATTCTAAGAAATTCAGGGGCAGTAGAATATACTATTAAAATAAGTCAACAATACATTAATCAAGCCTTAGATTCTCTAAGTCCTTTTTCAGACTCACCAGCCAAGAGCTCATTACAGTTAATGGCACATACTGTAATCAACTCTTATAAGGGGATAAAACCATTAGAAACTGGGGTAACAATTTAA
- a CDS encoding hydrogenase iron-sulfur subunit, protein MSINPKPNQEDWEPVVVAFCCNWCSYTGADLAGTSRLEYPSNIRIIRVPCSGRVNPQFILKAFQKGADALLVAGUHPGDCHYDSGNYFTRRRYLVMKRLLEYVGFNPERLYVKWISGSEGQKFADTATEIVENIKKLGPNKKMRDMQ, encoded by the coding sequence ATGTCAATAAATCCAAAGCCTAATCAAGAAGATTGGGAGCCTGTAGTAGTGGCTTTTTGCTGTAATTGGTGTAGTTATACTGGAGCAGATTTAGCTGGTACTAGCAGACTAGAATATCCTTCTAATATACGAATTATTCGAGTGCCTTGTTCTGGACGTGTAAACCCACAATTCATATTAAAGGCTTTCCAAAAAGGTGCAGATGCATTGTTGGTGGCTGGCTGACATCCTGGTGACTGCCACTATGATAGTGGTAATTACTTTACTCGTAGGCGTTATTTAGTCATGAAACGTCTTCTAGAGTATGTTGGTTTTAATCCAGAACGTCTATATGTTAAGTGGATTTCAGGTTCTGAAGGACAGAAATTTGCTGATACTGCAACTGAAATTGTTGAAAATATCAAAAAATTAGGGCCGAATAAGAAAATGAGGGATATGCAATGA
- a CDS encoding CoB--CoM heterodisulfide reductase iron-sulfur subunit A family protein yields MKRIGVFVCWCGSNIAGTVDVEKVSERIGELPNVVYSCNYKYTCSEPGQEEIKQAIEEHNLNRVVVAACSPRMHEPTFRKTIASAGLNPYTLVMANLREQCSWVHHDEDKATDKAIALVRRAVQKTEFAIPLQTTTADVTGRAMVVGGGIAGIQAALDLADSGHEVVVVEKEPTVGGKMAQLDKTFPTLDCSICILAPKMVDVSGHPNITLYAYSEVDKLEGYVGNFKATIKRKARSVDEDKCMGCGICWEKCPSSVANEFDMALGDRSAIYIPFPQSVPSVPVIDRDNCLYFKTGKCGVCQKLCPKDAVDFEQEAEFVEEEIGAVIVATGYDLYDPTGYPEYNYDKYDDIITGLHLERLMNASGPTGGKVKRLSDEKKPEHVTFIQCVGSRDGQKGHEYCSGICCMYTAKHATYLKEHYDIDSSVFYMDVRAFKKGYEEFYKRTVDQFEADYVRGRVSRIYKQGDKLIVKGEDTMLAEQVVLETDMVVLATAVEANSDAQQVAQMMGISYDENRFMTEAHPKLRPVETNAAGIFLAGACQGPKDIPETVAQASGAAAKAINLISKDEIENDPMTAVCNTSRCSGCLRCVPVCPYSAISEKEITERNHGKEGTRMVVEVNDSLCAGCGTCSATCRPGAMNLKGFSNEQILAEVEAICQ; encoded by the coding sequence ATGAAACGAATAGGAGTATTTGTTTGTTGGTGTGGTTCTAATATAGCAGGTACAGTTGATGTAGAAAAAGTATCTGAAAGAATAGGAGAACTACCAAACGTTGTATATTCTTGTAACTATAAATATACTTGTTCAGAACCAGGACAGGAAGAAATTAAACAAGCTATTGAAGAGCATAATTTAAATCGAGTAGTAGTAGCTGCTTGTTCACCAAGAATGCACGAGCCTACTTTTAGAAAGACGATAGCTAGTGCTGGATTAAATCCATATACATTAGTAATGGCTAATTTACGAGAGCAATGTTCTTGGGTTCATCATGATGAAGATAAAGCTACTGATAAGGCAATAGCTTTAGTAAGAAGAGCAGTGCAAAAAACAGAATTTGCTATTCCATTACAGACAACTACTGCTGATGTAACCGGAAGGGCTATGGTGGTTGGAGGCGGTATTGCCGGTATCCAGGCTGCATTAGATTTAGCTGATTCCGGTCATGAAGTTGTAGTTGTGGAAAAAGAACCGACTGTTGGAGGTAAGATGGCACAGTTAGATAAGACATTTCCTACTTTAGACTGTTCCATCTGTATTTTAGCACCTAAGATGGTTGATGTATCAGGACATCCAAATATAACCTTATATGCTTATTCTGAAGTAGATAAGTTAGAAGGGTATGTAGGTAACTTCAAGGCTACTATTAAGAGAAAAGCTAGATCTGTAGATGAAGATAAATGTATGGGGTGCGGGATCTGTTGGGAAAAATGTCCAAGCTCAGTTGCTAATGAGTTTGATATGGCCTTAGGAGATAGATCAGCTATCTATATTCCATTTCCACAGTCGGTACCAAGTGTACCAGTAATTGATAGAGATAACTGCTTATACTTTAAGACAGGTAAATGTGGCGTTTGCCAGAAGCTATGTCCTAAAGATGCAGTCGATTTCGAACAAGAAGCTGAATTTGTAGAAGAAGAAATTGGAGCAGTAATAGTTGCTACAGGTTATGACCTTTATGATCCAACTGGATATCCAGAGTATAACTATGACAAGTATGATGATATAATTACTGGTTTACACTTAGAGAGATTAATGAATGCTTCTGGTCCAACAGGAGGAAAAGTCAAAAGGCTTTCTGATGAGAAGAAACCAGAGCATGTTACATTTATTCAATGTGTAGGTTCAAGAGATGGCCAAAAAGGTCATGAGTATTGTTCTGGAATCTGCTGTATGTATACTGCTAAACATGCTACATATCTTAAAGAACATTATGATATAGATTCTAGTGTATTTTATATGGATGTACGGGCTTTTAAGAAAGGTTATGAAGAGTTTTATAAAAGAACTGTTGATCAGTTTGAGGCAGATTATGTGCGAGGACGGGTTTCTAGAATATATAAACAAGGAGATAAATTAATTGTCAAAGGTGAAGATACAATGTTAGCTGAACAAGTTGTTTTAGAGACTGATATGGTTGTTTTAGCTACAGCAGTAGAAGCTAATTCAGATGCTCAGCAAGTAGCACAAATGATGGGGATTTCTTATGATGAGAATAGATTTATGACAGAAGCTCATCCTAAATTAAGGCCAGTAGAAACTAATGCTGCAGGTATCTTTTTAGCTGGAGCATGTCAAGGGCCTAAAGATATTCCAGAAACTGTAGCTCAAGCCAGTGGTGCAGCTGCTAAAGCGATTAATTTAATCTCCAAAGATGAAATTGAGAATGATCCAATGACTGCCGTATGTAATACTAGTAGATGTTCAGGTTGTTTACGTTGTGTACCGGTTTGTCCATACTCTGCAATTTCTGAAAAAGAAATTACAGAGCGAAATCATGGTAAAGAGGGTACTCGCATGGTAGTAGAAGTTAATGACAGTCTATGTGCTGGTTGTGGAACTTGTTCTGCTACTTGTAGACCTGGTGCCATGAACTTGAAAGGATTCTCTAATGAACAAATTCTGGCGGAGGTGGAAGCTATATGTCAATAA
- the ubiE gene encoding bifunctional demethylmenaquinone methyltransferase/2-methoxy-6-polyprenyl-1,4-benzoquinol methylase UbiE: MIFNSQDKESYVYKMFQSIAPTYDLLNKLMSFGLDKYWRYFVAKQADLKPGNKVLDVGAGTGRLSLELARSMDDQGTVVCMDFSENMLKKAEKDLEDHKYYDSLEFKVGNAMNIPFSDNEFEVATNALVLRNVEDISTVLSEMTRVIKPGGKVISLDLAKPKVKLFKYIYYLYLNNIVPLLGRIIYGKRGPYDYLPKSLKEFPNQDKLSQIHKDVGLINVQYYELTGGIVAVHVGEKPH; encoded by the coding sequence ATGATTTTTAATAGTCAAGATAAAGAAAGTTATGTATATAAAATGTTTCAATCTATTGCCCCAACATATGATTTATTAAATAAGCTAATGTCATTTGGGCTTGATAAGTATTGGCGCTATTTTGTTGCCAAGCAAGCAGATTTAAAGCCAGGAAATAAAGTACTAGATGTAGGAGCAGGAACAGGTAGATTAAGTTTAGAGTTAGCTAGGTCTATGGATGATCAAGGTACTGTTGTTTGTATGGATTTTAGTGAGAATATGTTAAAGAAAGCAGAAAAAGATTTGGAAGATCATAAATACTATGATTCACTTGAGTTTAAAGTAGGTAATGCAATGAATATTCCGTTTTCTGATAATGAATTTGAAGTGGCAACTAATGCTTTAGTCCTAAGGAATGTTGAAGATATTTCAACAGTATTATCTGAAATGACAAGAGTTATAAAACCAGGAGGAAAGGTTATTTCTTTAGATTTAGCTAAACCTAAAGTAAAACTATTTAAATATATATATTACTTATATTTAAATAATATCGTACCATTATTAGGAAGAATTATCTATGGTAAGCGCGGGCCTTATGATTACTTACCTAAATCGTTAAAAGAATTTCCAAATCAAGATAAATTATCACAAATTCATAAAGATGTAGGGCTTATCAATGTACAATACTATGAATTAACTGGTGGAATTGTTGCTGTTCATGTTGGCGAGAAGCCCCACTAG
- a CDS encoding CoB--CoM heterodisulfide reductase iron-sulfur subunit B family protein: protein MKYAYYPGCSLHSMAEEYNMATELVMEKLDVELREIPDWNCCGSTPAHTTSHLLPLALPARNLAIAEKEGLDVVAPCAACYNRFKAANKKLAEDSELKNTVNDIIEMDYDVDIEVLNLIEVFEDGIIDLLKQKVSNELSDIKPAVYYGCLLTRPPEVTEFDDTENPQSMDRLMKVIGTQPVEWTHKVECCGGSLVMPRGEIVLKLSRDILNAAKEAGANCIVTACPLCHANLDMRQEQINEKYGNDFNMPIFYFTQLIGLALGVSAKELGLKRHFVESEELLGSLVG from the coding sequence ATGAAGTACGCATACTATCCAGGGTGTTCTCTCCATTCAATGGCTGAAGAGTATAATATGGCTACTGAGTTAGTTATGGAAAAGTTGGATGTAGAGTTAAGAGAGATTCCTGATTGGAATTGCTGTGGATCTACTCCGGCTCATACTACTAGTCATTTGCTTCCTTTAGCTTTACCTGCTAGAAATTTAGCAATTGCTGAGAAGGAAGGACTTGATGTAGTAGCCCCATGTGCGGCTTGTTATAATAGATTTAAAGCAGCTAACAAAAAGCTTGCAGAAGATAGTGAATTAAAGAACACAGTTAATGATATCATTGAAATGGATTATGATGTTGATATTGAAGTTTTAAATTTAATTGAAGTATTTGAAGATGGAATCATAGATTTACTTAAACAGAAGGTTAGTAATGAGTTAAGTGATATTAAACCTGCTGTTTATTATGGATGTTTATTAACTAGACCTCCTGAGGTAACAGAGTTTGATGACACTGAAAATCCGCAGAGTATGGACCGACTAATGAAAGTAATTGGTACTCAACCAGTTGAATGGACTCACAAGGTTGAGTGTTGTGGCGGAAGTTTAGTAATGCCACGGGGTGAAATAGTATTAAAATTAAGTAGAGATATATTAAATGCTGCAAAAGAAGCAGGTGCTAATTGTATAGTAACTGCTTGTCCGTTATGTCATGCCAATTTAGATATGCGTCAAGAACAGATTAATGAGAAGTATGGTAATGACTTTAATATGCCTATATTCTACTTTACGCAGCTAATCGGTTTAGCTTTAGGCGTTAGTGCTAAAGAGCTAGGACTTAAGAGACACTTTGTTGAATCTGAAGAGTTATTAGGGTCACTAGTTGGATAA
- the rsxA gene encoding electron transport complex subunit RsxA, with amino-acid sequence MELALIFIGAAITNNFILARFLGICPFLGVSKEIPTAFSMGLATTFVMTTSAMVVWFVQTFVLDAFGLPYLQYVSFILVISSFVQLTEMAVKKISEPLYKALGIFLPLITTNCAILGLALIIPLKGYSFIESTVFGFGAGVGFTLAMVLMAGMRENLEFADVPEPLQGAPMTLLIAGMMAMAFMGFSGMIAM; translated from the coding sequence ATGGAGTTAGCACTTATATTTATTGGAGCAGCCATTACTAATAACTTTATTTTAGCCAGATTTTTAGGCATTTGCCCATTTTTAGGTGTTTCCAAAGAGATTCCTACTGCTTTTAGTATGGGTTTAGCTACAACCTTTGTAATGACTACTTCAGCAATGGTAGTTTGGTTTGTTCAAACTTTTGTTCTTGATGCTTTTGGTTTACCATATTTACAGTATGTATCTTTTATTTTAGTAATTTCATCCTTTGTGCAGTTAACAGAAATGGCAGTAAAGAAGATTAGTGAACCGCTGTATAAAGCTTTAGGAATCTTCTTACCATTAATTACAACTAATTGTGCGATTTTAGGTTTAGCTTTGATAATTCCTTTAAAAGGATATAGTTTCATTGAGAGTACTGTTTTTGGATTCGGTGCCGGGGTTGGTTTTACTTTAGCTATGGTTTTAATGGCAGGAATGCGAGAGAATTTAGAATTCGCTGATGTTCCTGAACCACTACAAGGAGCTCCGATGACTTTACTTATAGCCGGTATGATGGCTATGGCATTTATGGGTTTTTCCGGTATGATTGCAATGTAA
- a CDS encoding 4Fe-4S dicluster domain-containing protein — MTVKALTKDKLSDFLDSLMLGKRVIAPVEAEDDVLLFKDVDSSDKIAFEYQNTVTPVKDWFFTQTEELFKFKNEITELEIEDLPAAEQEHVVFGARPCDLKSVELLDLVFDEDGKFSDSFYTDKREMTTIIGLSCQKPGPYCFCNSLEGLSPTEACSADIMLTEIDNDYLVEVLTDKGEELISNNSSYFNDKYSESDKEKKTEEMNNKMKLSVEIDNIKARMEEVYMDDYWEELSLKCLGCGACTYVCPTCHCYDIRDYSRGTEGIRYRCWDSCMFPDFTEAAGDHNPRPTRRERVRQRFMHKLRFFDDRYGDAGCVGCGRCIEKCPVNLDITQVISDVKELA; from the coding sequence ATGACTGTTAAAGCACTTACTAAGGATAAGTTAAGTGATTTTTTAGATTCTTTAATGTTGGGTAAAAGAGTAATTGCCCCTGTAGAAGCTGAAGATGATGTTTTATTATTTAAGGATGTGGATTCAAGTGATAAGATAGCCTTTGAATATCAGAATACTGTAACGCCAGTCAAAGATTGGTTTTTTACACAAACTGAAGAATTATTTAAATTCAAAAATGAGATTACTGAGTTAGAGATTGAAGATTTGCCAGCAGCAGAGCAAGAGCATGTGGTGTTTGGAGCAAGGCCATGTGATTTAAAAAGCGTTGAATTATTAGACTTAGTTTTTGATGAGGATGGAAAATTTAGTGATTCATTCTATACAGATAAAAGGGAGATGACGACTATTATAGGGCTTTCTTGTCAAAAACCAGGGCCTTATTGTTTCTGTAATAGTTTAGAGGGACTTTCTCCAACTGAAGCTTGTAGTGCTGATATAATGTTAACTGAAATAGATAATGATTACTTAGTAGAAGTATTAACAGATAAAGGTGAAGAGTTAATTTCTAATAATAGTTCATATTTTAATGATAAGTATTCTGAATCTGATAAAGAAAAGAAGACTGAAGAGATGAATAATAAAATGAAGTTATCAGTAGAGATTGATAATATTAAGGCACGAATGGAAGAAGTATATATGGATGACTATTGGGAAGAGTTATCTTTGAAATGTTTGGGTTGTGGAGCATGTACTTATGTTTGTCCTACTTGTCACTGCTATGACATTAGAGATTATAGCAGAGGAACTGAAGGCATTAGATATCGTTGTTGGGATTCTTGTATGTTTCCTGATTTTACAGAAGCAGCAGGAGATCATAACCCACGTCCGACTAGGAGAGAAAGAGTTAGACAACGTTTCATGCATAAATTAAGATTCTTTGATGATCGTTATGGTGACGCAGGATGTGTAGGGTGTGGGCGTTGTATAGAGAAATGTCCAGTGAATTTGGATATTACTCAAGTCATTTCTGATGTAAAGGAGTTGGCATAG
- a CDS encoding FAD/NAD(P)-binding protein translates to MCNCDNPLRPYSATIIDVRDESAEIKTFKVVLDDEEMMENFNQEPGQCAQLSIMGVGEAMISITSPRTRSEYLEFSIAAVGKLTDVIHEFEEGDKIALRGPLGNNFPYEDMKGKDLVFIAGGIGLAPLRSLINFVFDNREDYGHIDIIYGARSPEHLCFKDEIFNVWPEIDDVDVHLTVDDADEDDDWDGRTGYVPDYLKDIDPNSENKMTVTCGPPIMIKFVLEALQEMGFEDEQIITTLELNMKCGIGKCGRCNIGSKYVCLDGPVFDLTELKELPIDKEF, encoded by the coding sequence ATGTGTAATTGTGATAATCCATTAAGACCATATTCAGCGACGATTATCGATGTGAGAGATGAGTCAGCAGAAATAAAGACATTTAAAGTTGTGTTAGATGATGAAGAAATGATGGAAAACTTTAATCAAGAACCAGGACAATGTGCTCAACTTTCTATTATGGGTGTTGGAGAAGCTATGATTTCCATTACTTCTCCTCGGACTAGAAGTGAATATTTAGAATTCAGTATTGCAGCAGTAGGTAAATTAACTGATGTTATTCATGAATTTGAAGAAGGAGATAAAATAGCTTTACGAGGGCCATTAGGAAATAACTTTCCATATGAAGATATGAAAGGAAAAGATTTAGTATTTATTGCTGGAGGAATCGGTTTAGCTCCATTACGGTCTTTAATTAATTTTGTTTTTGATAATCGTGAAGATTATGGACATATAGATATCATTTATGGAGCTCGTTCTCCAGAACATTTATGTTTTAAAGATGAAATTTTTAATGTGTGGCCTGAAATTGATGATGTAGATGTTCACTTAACTGTTGATGATGCTGATGAAGATGATGATTGGGATGGAAGAACAGGATATGTTCCCGATTATTTAAAGGATATCGATCCTAATTCAGAAAATAAAATGACCGTTACTTGTGGTCCACCAATTATGATTAAATTTGTTTTAGAGGCACTACAGGAAATGGGTTTTGAAGATGAACAGATTATAACCACTTTAGAGTTAAATATGAAGTGTGGCATTGGTAAATGTGGTCGCTGCAATATAGGTAGTAAGTATGTCTGTCTTGATGGGCCAGTATTTGATTTAACAGAATTAAAAGAATTACCGATTGACAAGGAGTTTTAG